The Solanum lycopersicum chromosome 6, SLM_r2.1 genome has a window encoding:
- the LOC101268766 gene encoding ethylene-responsive transcription factor ERF016-like: MENNSTHDQPKFKGVRLRKWGKWVSEVRLPNSRDRIWLGSYDSAEKAARAFDAAQFCLRGPKAKFNFPDSPPDISGGQRLSPAEIQAVAARFANDYSPSVVQEIRRDDHHHDHEGNIGNINSHVINMEKDEISLSTTSCDRVVQMGTSNTVAEMDWAFHNDMMENYSYNASGPPPEYFCDPYYIVGGGGGAGVLDNLSSNLYSPPHFPQRTTPSYDDDDTGNGDDEHYSQQSFLWNF; encoded by the coding sequence ATGGAAAACAATTCTACTCATGATCAGCCAAAGTTCAAAGGAGTTCGGTTGAGGAAATGGGGGAAATGGGTTTCTGAAGTCAGATTGCCTAACAGCCGCGACAGGATTTGGTTGGGCTCCTATGATTCTGCCGAAAAAGCCGCAAGGGCTTTTGACGCTGCACAGTTCTGCCTCCGCGGGCCCAAAGCCAAATTTAACTTTCCTGATAGTCCGCCGGATATATCCGGAGGACAGAGGCTTTCGCCCGCGGAGATACAGGCTGTAGCAGCTAGATTTGCGAATGATTACTCGCCGTCAGTGGTACAGGAGATACGCCGTGATGATCATCATCATGATCACGAGGGCAATATTGGAAATATTAATTCACACGTGATAAATATGGAGAAAGATGAGATTTCACTGTCAACAACTAGTTGTGATAGGGTGGTCCAAATGGGCACTAGTAATACTGTTGCTGAAATGGATTGGGCTTTTCATAATGATATGATGGAAAACTATTCATACAATGCAAGTGGGCCTCCACCTGAATATTTTTGTGATCCATATTATATCGtcggaggaggaggaggagcaGGAGTACTCGATAATTTATCGAGTAATCTCTACTCACCACCACATTTTCCGCAAAGAACAACTCCTAGTTATGACGATGATGATACTGGCAATGGTGACGATGAACATTATTCTCAACAATCCTTCCTATGGAACTTTTAA